A genomic window from Providencia alcalifaciens includes:
- the rimP gene encoding ribosome maturation factor RimP, with product MSTLEQKLTEMVSAPVEALGFEFVGLEFVRGRTSTLRIFIDSEEGITVDDCADVSHQVSAVLDVEDPISVIYNLEISSPGMERPLFTIAHYERFMGEEVALSLRIAMQNRRRWQGIIKAVDGEMITVTVDGKDEVFALGNIQKANLVPHF from the coding sequence TTGTCCACATTAGAGCAAAAATTAACAGAGATGGTTTCTGCACCAGTGGAAGCACTAGGCTTTGAATTTGTAGGCTTAGAATTTGTTCGCGGGCGCACGTCGACACTGCGTATTTTCATTGATAGTGAAGAAGGCATCACTGTTGATGACTGTGCTGATGTCAGCCATCAAGTAAGTGCAGTATTGGATGTCGAAGATCCAATTTCTGTGATTTATAACCTTGAAATATCGTCACCGGGTATGGAACGTCCACTGTTCACCATCGCTCATTATGAGCGTTTCATGGGTGAAGAAGTGGCTCTGTCACTGCGTATCGCGATGCAGAACCGTCGTAGATGGCAAGGTATTATCAAAGCCGTTGATGGTGAAATGATTACGGTTACTGTAGATGGTAAGGATGAGGTGTTCGCCCTCGGCAACATCCAGAAAGCTAACTTGGTACCACACTTTTAA
- the rlmE gene encoding 23S rRNA (uridine(2552)-2'-O)-methyltransferase RlmE — protein MANKKRSASSSRWLQEHFSDKYVQQAQKKGLRSRAWFKLDEIQQSDKIFKPGMTVVDLGAAPGGWSQYVVGQIGHNGRIIACDLLPMDPIVGVDFLQGDFRDEAVLAALLERVGDKKVQVVMSDMAPNMSGTPAVDIPRSMYLVELALDMCRAVLAPGGSFIVKVFQGEGFDEYLRDIRSLFTKVKVRKPESSRARSREVYIVATGLKL, from the coding sequence ATGGCCAATAAAAAACGTTCGGCAAGCTCCAGTCGTTGGTTGCAAGAACATTTTAGTGATAAATATGTTCAGCAAGCACAAAAAAAAGGGCTCCGCTCGCGTGCATGGTTTAAACTGGATGAAATCCAGCAAAGTGATAAGATTTTTAAACCAGGTATGACCGTTGTTGATTTAGGGGCTGCTCCTGGTGGGTGGTCGCAATATGTTGTCGGCCAAATCGGTCACAATGGTCGTATTATTGCTTGTGACCTATTACCAATGGACCCAATCGTCGGCGTTGATTTCCTTCAAGGAGATTTTCGTGATGAAGCTGTACTAGCTGCTTTGTTAGAGCGAGTTGGCGATAAAAAAGTACAAGTGGTTATGTCTGACATGGCCCCAAATATGAGCGGAACACCAGCAGTTGATATTCCCCGCTCTATGTATCTGGTTGAACTAGCATTGGATATGTGCCGTGCGGTATTGGCTCCCGGGGGAAGTTTTATCGTTAAAGTGTTTCAGGGAGAAGGCTTTGACGAATACCTTAGGGATATCCGCTCCCTGTTTACGAAGGTGAAAGTTCGTAAACCCGAATCTTCGCGGGCACGATCGCGTGAAGTATACATTGTAGCGACAGGACTAAAACTATAG
- the glmM gene encoding phosphoglucosamine mutase — MSNRKYFGTDGIRGKVGDSPITPDFVLKLGWAAGKVLARHGSRKIIIGKDTRISGYMLESSLEAGLAAAGLSASFTGPMPTPAVAYLTRTFRAEAGIVISASHNPYYDNGIKFFSIDGTKLPDEVEEAIEAEMEKPITCVESAELGRANRIVDAAGRYIEFCKGTFPNEQSLNSLKVVLDCANGATYHIAPSVFSELGAQIITMGCDPNGININEECGATDVRKLQERVLAEKADVGLAFDGDGDRIIMVDHQGNKVDGDQILYIIAREALRQGQLKGGVVGTLMSNMGLEIALKQLGIPFERAKVGDRYVLEKLQEKGWRMGAENSGHVILLDKTTTGDGIVAGLQVLSAMVRNHMSLHDLCSGMKLLPQILVNVRFKGKHDPLQSDAVIAANEQVEKELAGKGRVLLRKSGTEPLIRVMVEGENEETVTEMANRIADAVKAAG, encoded by the coding sequence ATGAGTAACCGTAAATATTTTGGTACTGATGGTATCCGTGGCAAAGTGGGCGATAGCCCAATTACACCTGATTTTGTTTTAAAATTAGGTTGGGCTGCGGGTAAAGTACTGGCTCGTCACGGCTCACGTAAAATTATCATTGGTAAAGATACGCGTATTTCTGGCTACATGCTGGAATCTTCATTAGAAGCTGGCTTAGCTGCTGCAGGGTTATCTGCTTCCTTCACGGGTCCAATGCCAACGCCAGCAGTGGCTTATTTAACTCGTACTTTCCGTGCAGAAGCTGGGATCGTAATTTCAGCTTCCCATAACCCTTACTATGATAATGGGATTAAATTCTTCTCCATCGACGGGACTAAACTGCCTGACGAAGTTGAAGAAGCGATTGAAGCGGAAATGGAAAAGCCAATTACGTGCGTTGAATCTGCAGAGCTGGGTCGTGCGAACCGCATCGTCGATGCTGCAGGACGCTACATTGAATTCTGTAAAGGAACATTCCCGAACGAGCAAAGCTTGAACAGCCTCAAAGTTGTTTTAGACTGTGCAAACGGAGCAACTTACCACATTGCACCTAGCGTCTTTAGCGAATTAGGCGCTCAAATCATCACAATGGGTTGCGATCCTAACGGGATCAACATCAACGAGGAGTGTGGTGCAACCGATGTTCGTAAGCTACAAGAGCGTGTTTTAGCTGAAAAAGCGGATGTAGGATTAGCATTTGATGGTGACGGCGACCGTATCATCATGGTTGATCATCAAGGCAATAAAGTCGATGGCGATCAAATTCTGTATATCATTGCGCGTGAAGCACTGCGTCAAGGCCAATTGAAAGGCGGCGTTGTGGGCACCTTAATGAGTAATATGGGGTTAGAAATTGCGCTGAAACAGCTAGGTATTCCATTTGAACGTGCAAAAGTGGGCGATCGTTATGTGCTAGAAAAACTGCAAGAAAAAGGCTGGCGCATGGGGGCTGAAAACTCAGGTCATGTGATTTTATTAGATAAAACCACAACAGGTGACGGTATTGTTGCTGGCCTGCAAGTACTGAGTGCCATGGTGCGTAACCATATGAGTCTGCACGATTTATGCAGCGGTATGAAGCTTCTACCTCAAATTCTGGTCAACGTACGCTTTAAAGGTAAACACGATCCTCTACAAAGTGATGCTGTCATTGCGGCAAATGAGCAAGTGGAAAAAGAGTTGGCTGGCAAAGGTCGCGTATTGCTGAGAAAATCAGGTACTGAACCGTTGATTCGTGTGATGGTTGAAGGTGAAAACGAAGAAACTGTCACCGAAATGGCGAACCGTATTGCTGATGCAGTTAAAGCGGCAGGTTAA
- the folP gene encoding dihydropteroate synthase, with protein MHIKARGRLLDLSTSQVMGILNVTPDSFSDGGTHNRYHDALDHVAKMVQEGATIIDIGGESTRPGAAEVSISEELDRVVPVVEAIAKRFDVWISVDTSKAQVMDEAAKAGMHIINDIRSLHEDGSLAVAAKLGLPVCIMHMQGQPRTMQDAPDYVDVVKEVKEYLSSEIERCVKAGIDKQQIILDPGFGFGKNLSHNYQLLAHLDQFHDFGLPLLAGLSRKSMIGQLLNVPPQERLAGSLACATIAAMQGAQIIRVHDVKETVQAMQVVQMTLSEKEKLAYE; from the coding sequence ATGCATATTAAAGCCCGAGGTCGCCTCCTTGACTTATCCACTTCTCAAGTGATGGGGATTTTGAATGTTACTCCTGATTCATTCTCAGATGGTGGCACTCATAATCGTTATCATGATGCTCTAGATCATGTCGCCAAAATGGTGCAAGAAGGCGCAACAATTATTGATATCGGTGGCGAGTCAACCCGACCGGGTGCGGCTGAGGTTTCTATCAGTGAAGAACTCGACCGTGTTGTGCCTGTTGTGGAAGCAATTGCAAAACGTTTTGATGTTTGGATTTCTGTAGACACGTCAAAAGCCCAAGTAATGGATGAGGCCGCTAAAGCTGGGATGCATATCATCAATGATATCCGCTCGTTACATGAAGACGGTTCCCTTGCTGTGGCTGCAAAACTAGGATTGCCCGTCTGCATTATGCATATGCAAGGCCAACCAAGAACCATGCAAGATGCACCCGATTATGTGGATGTAGTAAAAGAAGTTAAAGAGTATCTCTCCAGTGAGATTGAGCGCTGCGTGAAGGCGGGAATTGATAAACAGCAAATAATCCTCGATCCAGGCTTTGGTTTTGGTAAGAATCTGTCGCATAATTACCAGTTACTAGCGCATTTAGATCAATTTCATGATTTCGGACTACCGCTCTTGGCAGGATTATCGCGAAAATCTATGATTGGACAATTATTAAATGTTCCACCTCAAGAACGTCTAGCGGGTAGCTTAGCGTGCGCCACGATTGCGGCAATGCAAGGGGCTCAAATTATCCGAGTTCATGATGTGAAAGAGACAGTACAAGCAATGCAAGTCGTTCAGATGACTCTGTCAGAAAAGGAAAAATTAGCGTATGAGTAA
- the nusA gene encoding transcription termination factor NusA, producing MNKEILAVVEAVSNEKSLPREKIFEALETALATATKKKYEQEIDVRVEIDRKSGDFDTFRRWVIVDEVTMPTREITLEAAQFEDPELQLGEYVEDQIESVVFDRITTQTAKQVIVQKVREAERAMVVDQFREQQGEIITAQVKKVNRENITLDLGNNAEAVILREDMLPRENFRPGDRIRGVLYDVRPEARGAQLFVTRSRPEMLVELFRIEVPEIGEEIIEIKAAARDPGSRAKIAVKTNDKRIDPVGACVGMRGARVQAVSSELGGERIDIVLWDDNPAQFVINAMAPADVASIVVDEDNCTMDVAVESSNLAQAIGRNGQNVRLAAQLLKIHRGDDKWELNVMTAEELNAKHQAEAHASIETFTKHLDIDEEFATTLVEEGFSTLEELAYVPIKELLEIDGLDEETVEVLRERAKAALTTIELAQKESLGDNQPAEDLLNLDGMDRTLAYNLATHGICTLEDLAEQGIDDLIDIEGLNNEKAGELIMAARNICWFGNDA from the coding sequence ATGAACAAAGAAATTCTGGCTGTTGTTGAAGCGGTTTCTAACGAAAAATCCCTCCCTCGTGAAAAAATCTTCGAGGCTCTGGAAACTGCGCTGGCGACAGCAACTAAAAAGAAATATGAGCAAGAGATTGATGTTCGCGTAGAAATCGACCGTAAATCCGGTGATTTTGATACTTTCCGTCGTTGGGTGATTGTTGACGAAGTCACCATGCCAACCCGTGAAATTACACTGGAAGCTGCACAATTCGAAGATCCTGAATTGCAGTTAGGCGAATACGTCGAAGACCAAATCGAATCTGTTGTATTTGACCGTATTACCACGCAAACCGCGAAGCAAGTTATCGTACAAAAAGTACGTGAAGCTGAGCGTGCGATGGTGGTTGACCAATTCCGTGAGCAACAAGGTGAAATCATCACTGCTCAGGTTAAAAAAGTTAACCGTGAAAACATTACCTTAGATTTAGGTAATAACGCAGAAGCTGTGATCCTGCGCGAAGATATGCTACCACGCGAAAACTTCCGTCCAGGTGACCGTATTCGCGGCGTACTGTATGATGTTCGTCCTGAAGCGCGCGGCGCACAGCTTTTTGTTACTCGTTCTCGTCCAGAGATGCTGGTTGAATTATTCCGCATCGAAGTACCAGAAATTGGCGAAGAGATCATCGAGATCAAAGCAGCAGCTCGCGATCCAGGTTCTCGTGCAAAAATCGCAGTAAAAACTAACGACAAACGTATCGACCCAGTTGGTGCTTGTGTTGGTATGCGCGGTGCTCGTGTTCAAGCTGTCTCTAGTGAGTTAGGCGGCGAGAGAATCGACATTGTGTTATGGGATGATAACCCAGCGCAATTCGTTATTAATGCTATGGCTCCGGCTGATGTGGCATCTATCGTGGTTGATGAAGACAACTGTACGATGGATGTTGCCGTTGAAAGCAGCAACTTAGCACAAGCAATTGGACGTAATGGACAAAACGTTCGCTTAGCGGCTCAGTTACTGAAAATCCATCGTGGTGATGACAAGTGGGAACTGAATGTCATGACTGCGGAAGAGCTGAATGCAAAACATCAGGCAGAAGCACACGCTTCTATTGAAACATTCACTAAGCATCTAGATATTGATGAAGAGTTTGCTACAACACTTGTTGAAGAAGGCTTCTCTACATTAGAAGAACTGGCTTACGTGCCTATTAAAGAACTTCTGGAAATTGACGGTCTTGATGAAGAAACCGTTGAAGTTCTACGTGAAAGAGCAAAAGCTGCCCTCACCACAATTGAACTAGCTCAAAAAGAGAGCTTGGGTGATAATCAGCCAGCAGAAGATTTGTTGAATCTTGATGGTATGGATCGTACTCTGGCCTATAATTTGGCTACTCACGGTATCTGTACACTGGAAGATCTTGCTGAGCAGGGCATCGACGACCTGATTGATATCGAAGGTCTGAATAATGAGAAAGCAGGCGAACTCATTATGGCAGCACGTAATATTTGCTGGTTCGGAAACGATGCGTAA
- the ftsH gene encoding ATP-dependent zinc metalloprotease FtsH, which translates to MAKNLILWLVIAVVLMSLFQSFGPSDSNSRRVDYSTFINELAQDQVREVRITGRELNVRKADNSRYTTYLPMQDEKLLDTLLNKNVTVVGEPPEEPSLLTSIFISWFPMLLLIGVWIFFMRQMQGGGGKGAMSFGKSKARMLTEDQIKTTFADVAGCDEAKEEVGEIVDFLREPARFQKLGGKIPKGVLMVGPPGTGKTLLAKAIAGEAKVPFFTISGSDFVEMFVGVGASRVRDMFEQAKKAAPCIIFIDEIDAVGRQRGAGLGGGHDEREQTLNQMLVEMDGFEGNEGIIVIAATNRADVLDPALLRPGRFDRQVVVGLPDVRGREQILKVHMRRVPIDPAVDTTILARATPGFSGAELANLVNEAALFAARENKRVVTMAEFERARDKVWLGAEHRSLMMTEEQKESTAYHEAGHAIVGYLMPEHDPVHKVTIIPRGRALGVTFYLPEGDQISASRQKLEGNIASTYGGRIAEELIYGYDKISTGASGDIQQATSTARKMVTQWGFSDKLGPVLYSEEEGPAFLGRSGHSSTYSDETARIIDEEIKAIIDRGYEVAHKTLTDNMDILHAMKDALLKYETIDMPMIDDLMNRRPVRAPAGWDEDKKVNNVTGSFGAATSASKPEAKPAETQPEEPTEKSDENNSSDNNDSKPQ; encoded by the coding sequence ATGGCGAAAAACCTAATTCTCTGGTTAGTCATCGCAGTTGTTCTGATGTCCTTGTTCCAGAGTTTTGGCCCAAGCGATTCGAATAGTCGCAGAGTTGATTATTCAACGTTTATCAATGAGTTAGCCCAGGATCAGGTACGTGAAGTTCGTATCACAGGTCGTGAATTGAACGTCAGAAAAGCGGATAATAGCCGCTACACAACTTATCTGCCTATGCAGGATGAGAAGTTGTTAGACACCTTGTTAAACAAGAATGTTACTGTCGTCGGTGAACCACCAGAAGAACCTAGCTTACTGACATCTATTTTCATTTCCTGGTTCCCAATGCTGCTGTTGATTGGTGTCTGGATCTTCTTTATGCGCCAAATGCAAGGTGGTGGCGGTAAAGGGGCGATGTCATTCGGTAAAAGCAAAGCCCGTATGCTGACAGAAGACCAGATCAAAACAACATTTGCTGATGTTGCGGGTTGTGATGAAGCGAAAGAGGAAGTGGGGGAGATCGTAGACTTCCTACGTGAACCAGCTCGTTTCCAAAAGCTTGGTGGTAAAATTCCTAAAGGCGTCCTGATGGTGGGACCGCCGGGTACAGGTAAAACATTGCTAGCAAAAGCTATCGCTGGTGAAGCCAAAGTTCCGTTCTTTACCATTTCCGGTTCTGATTTCGTGGAAATGTTTGTGGGTGTGGGTGCTTCACGTGTTCGTGATATGTTCGAACAAGCAAAAAAAGCGGCGCCTTGTATTATCTTTATCGATGAAATCGATGCTGTTGGTCGTCAACGTGGTGCAGGTTTAGGCGGTGGTCACGATGAACGTGAGCAGACACTGAACCAAATGCTGGTTGAGATGGATGGCTTCGAAGGTAACGAAGGTATTATCGTGATCGCGGCGACGAACCGTGCTGACGTTCTAGACCCTGCATTACTGCGTCCGGGCCGTTTTGACCGTCAAGTCGTGGTGGGTTTACCGGATGTTCGTGGTCGTGAGCAAATCTTAAAAGTTCATATGCGTCGTGTGCCTATCGACCCTGCGGTTGATACGACTATTTTGGCTCGTGCAACACCTGGTTTCTCCGGTGCGGAATTGGCTAACTTAGTGAACGAAGCTGCACTGTTTGCAGCGCGTGAAAATAAACGCGTTGTAACGATGGCAGAATTCGAAAGAGCGCGTGATAAAGTGTGGCTGGGTGCAGAGCATCGCTCACTGATGATGACTGAAGAGCAGAAAGAATCTACTGCTTATCATGAAGCTGGACACGCAATTGTTGGTTACTTAATGCCTGAACATGATCCAGTGCATAAAGTAACAATCATTCCTCGCGGTCGCGCGCTGGGTGTGACTTTCTACTTACCAGAGGGCGACCAAATCAGTGCTAGCCGTCAGAAGTTAGAAGGTAATATCGCAAGTACATACGGCGGTCGTATTGCGGAAGAACTGATCTATGGTTATGACAAAATCTCAACCGGCGCATCAGGTGATATCCAGCAAGCAACTAGCACAGCGAGAAAAATGGTGACTCAGTGGGGCTTCTCTGACAAGTTAGGTCCGGTGTTATATTCTGAAGAAGAAGGTCCTGCATTCTTAGGCCGTTCAGGGCATAGCTCGACTTACTCAGATGAAACTGCACGCATCATTGATGAAGAAATTAAAGCAATTATCGACCGTGGTTATGAGGTTGCACATAAGACCTTAACTGACAATATGGATATTCTGCATGCGATGAAAGATGCATTATTGAAATATGAAACTATCGATATGCCAATGATTGACGACCTGATGAACCGCCGTCCAGTACGTGCGCCAGCAGGCTGGGATGAGGATAAAAAAGTGAACAATGTGACAGGTTCATTTGGTGCAGCGACTAGCGCATCAAAACCTGAAGCAAAGCCAGCTGAAACTCAACCAGAAGAGCCAACTGAAAAATCTGATGAAAATAATTCATCCGATAATAACGATAGCAAGCCACAGTAA
- the secG gene encoding preprotein translocase subunit SecG, with protein sequence MYIALLVVFLLAAIGLIGLVMLQQGKGADMGASFGAGASATLFGSSGSGNFMTRMTGILAAVFFIISLILGNMTANKYGTGAGSKWENISEPAKVEQPTDVPAAPATPTSDIPR encoded by the coding sequence ATGTATATAGCTCTTTTAGTTGTTTTCTTGCTCGCGGCTATCGGCCTAATTGGTCTGGTCATGTTACAGCAAGGTAAAGGTGCTGACATGGGTGCATCATTCGGTGCGGGCGCTTCTGCAACACTGTTTGGTTCATCGGGCTCAGGTAACTTCATGACCCGTATGACTGGAATCTTGGCTGCTGTGTTTTTCATCATCAGTTTAATTCTTGGCAACATGACTGCCAATAAATATGGAACTGGTGCAGGTAGTAAGTGGGAAAACATTAGCGAACCGGCAAAAGTCGAGCAACCAACAGACGTTCCGGCAGCACCAGCAACACCAACGAGCGATATTCCTCGTTAA